A genomic window from Vitis riparia cultivar Riparia Gloire de Montpellier isolate 1030 chromosome 16, EGFV_Vit.rip_1.0, whole genome shotgun sequence includes:
- the LOC117933070 gene encoding uncharacterized protein LOC117933070 — protein sequence MGGMDHGHGEDFRTKVWSMTGGPNCRPKHWKRNTAIAMFGVFLICIPIAMKSAELEQRPHHPVRPIPSQLWCKNFGNKEY from the exons ATGGGAGGAATGGATCACGGCCACGGCGAAGATTTCAGGACGAAGGTGTGGAGCATGACTGGAGGCCCAAATTGCAGGCCCAAACACTGGAAGCGCAACACTGCCATTGCCATGTTCGGCGTCTTTCTCATTTGCATCCCAATCGCTATGAAATCTGCCGAGCTCGAG CAACGGCCTCATCATCCGGTTCGGCCAATTCCTTCACAGCTCTGGTGcaagaattttggaaataagGAATACTGA